One Schlesneria paludicola DSM 18645 DNA segment encodes these proteins:
- a CDS encoding IclR family transcriptional regulator, with amino-acid sequence MKIGPKKDAPPKRSVTTGDEATVYNAPAVDKALDVLELLGDARRGMSMTGIAEALGRSKQELYRVLVCLQERGYLVRDSGQIYRLSTKMFELGSQHCSTQMLVARAMPHMEQLARQLRESCHLNIVVQNRMLVVARAEGDADVMLTVRIGATFELHRRVSGLVGMSMLPEHRRQDYWQQSGESASRIKSLESQLSEIRKRGYSNEDSPIVVGVRDCATAVLGSDSSLLGVLCVSHLCRRDERLDQSALIESAVLCARSISAEFGPPAKKDNMTSG; translated from the coding sequence ATGAAAATCGGCCCTAAGAAAGATGCGCCCCCCAAGCGATCGGTCACTACCGGTGATGAGGCCACCGTCTACAACGCGCCGGCCGTCGACAAGGCCCTCGACGTTTTAGAACTTCTGGGTGATGCGCGGCGCGGTATGAGCATGACCGGCATTGCCGAAGCGCTGGGACGCAGTAAGCAAGAGCTGTATCGAGTGCTGGTCTGCCTTCAAGAACGTGGATATCTGGTCCGGGATAGCGGGCAGATTTATCGATTGTCCACAAAGATGTTCGAACTCGGCTCGCAGCATTGTTCGACTCAAATGCTGGTCGCGCGCGCGATGCCACATATGGAACAATTGGCTCGACAACTACGAGAATCTTGCCATCTGAACATTGTCGTGCAAAACCGGATGCTAGTTGTGGCTCGTGCCGAGGGCGATGCAGATGTGATGCTGACCGTTCGAATCGGAGCGACGTTTGAACTGCATCGGCGTGTCAGTGGACTCGTCGGGATGTCGATGCTTCCAGAACATCGACGTCAAGACTACTGGCAGCAGTCAGGCGAGTCGGCAAGTCGGATCAAATCGCTTGAATCACAACTGTCTGAGATTCGCAAACGCGGATACTCCAACGAAGACAGCCCCATTGTCGTGGGTGTCAGGGATTGTGCGACGGCAGTGCTGGGAAGTGACTCGAGCCTGCTTGGAGTCCTTTGCGTTTCGCACCTCTGCCGCCGGGATGAGCGACTGGATCAGTCTGCACTTATTGAATCCGCGGTACTGTGCGCACGAAGCATCTCCGCCGAATTCGGCCCGCCCGCCAAGAAAGACAACATGACTTCCGGCTAA
- a CDS encoding DUF2780 domain-containing protein — MVDLVQTISSQTGIPAETVKKAIGSVLSFLKDQHGEDALSGLKQSLPTHNEMLAAYENSPSDGASNGLLNAVAGLASKFLGGGSGDGAKLLQGLGRAGLGVDQISVFLPKLIEHFESLLSPEIVAKIKAILTSAAATSTK; from the coding sequence GTGGTGGATCTTGTTCAGACGATCTCGTCCCAAACCGGGATTCCGGCCGAAACCGTGAAAAAAGCGATTGGATCAGTTCTGTCTTTTCTCAAAGACCAGCATGGTGAAGACGCCTTGAGTGGATTGAAGCAGTCCCTCCCGACCCACAACGAAATGCTGGCTGCATACGAGAACAGCCCGTCGGATGGGGCCTCAAATGGCCTGCTCAATGCGGTCGCCGGTCTGGCGAGCAAATTTCTGGGCGGTGGCAGCGGAGATGGCGCAAAGCTCTTGCAGGGACTGGGTCGTGCCGGCTTGGGAGTCGATCAGATTTCCGTGTTCCTGCCCAAACTCATCGAGCACTTCGAGAGCCTGCTGTCGCCTGAAATCGTGGCGAAGATCAAGGCAATTCTCACCAGTGCAGCCGCGACATCGACGAAGTAG